Proteins found in one Macaca nemestrina isolate mMacNem1 chromosome 4, mMacNem.hap1, whole genome shotgun sequence genomic segment:
- the LOC105471244 gene encoding trypsin-2 isoform X2, producing the protein MHMRETNVFILKKGRSAPLVFHPPDALIAAPFDDDDKIVGGYTCEENSVPYQVSLNSGYHFCGGSLISEQWVVSAGHCYKTRIQVRLGEHNIEVLEGTEQFINAAKIIRHPDYDRKTLNNDILLIKLSSPAVINARVSTISLPTAPPAAGAEALISGWGNTLSSGADYPDELQCLDAPVLSQAECEASYPGKITSNMFCVGFLEGGKDSCQGDSGGPVVSNGQLQGIVSWGYGCAQKNRPGVYTKVYNYVDWIRDTIAANS; encoded by the exons ATGCACATGAGAGAGACAAATGTCTTCATATTGAAGAAGGGGAGGAGTGCGCCACTGGTTTTCCATCCTCCAGATGCACTGA TTGCTGCCCCCTTTGACGATGATGACAAGATCGTTGGGGGCTACACCTGTGAAGAGAATTCTGTCCCCTACCAGGTGTCTCTGAATTCTGGCTACCACTTCTGTGGTGGCTCCCTCATAAGCGAACAGTGGGTGGTGTCAGCAGGTCACTGCTACAAGAC CCGCATCCAGGTGAGACTGGGAGAGCACAACATCGAAGTCCTGGAGGGGACTGAGCAGTTCATCAATGCAGCCAAGATCATCCGCCACCCAGATTACGACAGGAAAACTCTGAACAATGACATCCTGCTGATCAAGCTCTCCTCACCTGCCGTCATCAATGCCCGTGTGTCCACCATCTCTCTGCCCACCGCCCCTCCAGCTGCTGGCGCCGAGGCCCTCATCTCTGGCTGGGGCAACACTCTGAGCTCTGGCG CCGACTACCCAGATGAGCTGCAGTGCCTGGACGCGCCTGTGCTGTCCCAGGCTGAGTGTGAAGCCTCCTACCCTGGAAAGATTACCAGCAACATGTTCTGTGTGGGCTTCCTTGAAGGAGGCAAGGATTCCTGCCAG GGTGACTCTGGTGGCCCTGTGGTCTCCAATGGACAGCTCCAAGGAATTGTCTCCTGGGGCTATGGCTGTGCCCAGAAGAATAGGCCTGGAGTCTACACCAAGGTCTACAACTATGTGGACTGGATTAGGGACACCATAGCTGCCAACAGCTAA
- the LOC105471244 gene encoding trypsin-2 isoform X3, which produces MNPLLILAFVGVAVAAPFDDDDKIVGGYTCEENSVPYQVSLNSGYHFCGGSLISEQWVVSAGHCYKTRIQVRLGEHNIEVLEGTEQFINAAKIIRHPDYDRKTLNNDILLIKLSSPAVINARVSTISLPTAPPAAGAEALISGWGNTLSSGADYPDELQCLDAPVLSQAECEASYPGKITSNMFCVGFLEGGKDSCQGDSGGPVVSNGQLQGIVSWGYGCAQKNRPGVYTKVYNYVDWIRDTIAANS; this is translated from the exons ATGAATCCACTCCTGATCCTTGCCTTTGTGGGAGTTGCTG TTGCTGCCCCCTTTGACGATGATGACAAGATCGTTGGGGGCTACACCTGTGAAGAGAATTCTGTCCCCTACCAGGTGTCTCTGAATTCTGGCTACCACTTCTGTGGTGGCTCCCTCATAAGCGAACAGTGGGTGGTGTCAGCAGGTCACTGCTACAAGAC CCGCATCCAGGTGAGACTGGGAGAGCACAACATCGAAGTCCTGGAGGGGACTGAGCAGTTCATCAATGCAGCCAAGATCATCCGCCACCCAGATTACGACAGGAAAACTCTGAACAATGACATCCTGCTGATCAAGCTCTCCTCACCTGCCGTCATCAATGCCCGTGTGTCCACCATCTCTCTGCCCACCGCCCCTCCAGCTGCTGGCGCCGAGGCCCTCATCTCTGGCTGGGGCAACACTCTGAGCTCTGGCG CCGACTACCCAGATGAGCTGCAGTGCCTGGACGCGCCTGTGCTGTCCCAGGCTGAGTGTGAAGCCTCCTACCCTGGAAAGATTACCAGCAACATGTTCTGTGTGGGCTTCCTTGAAGGAGGCAAGGATTCCTGCCAG GGTGACTCTGGTGGCCCTGTGGTCTCCAATGGACAGCTCCAAGGAATTGTCTCCTGGGGCTATGGCTGTGCCCAGAAGAATAGGCCTGGAGTCTACACCAAGGTCTACAACTATGTGGACTGGATTAGGGACACCATAGCTGCCAACAGCTAA
- the LOC105471244 gene encoding trypsin-2 isoform X1: MQDPGKGKAAGVFVLGGAVTLTSQTLPLLILRRYKDGSSTTSQAHSTTMNPLLILAFVGVAVAAPFDDDDKIVGGYTCEENSVPYQVSLNSGYHFCGGSLISEQWVVSAGHCYKTRIQVRLGEHNIEVLEGTEQFINAAKIIRHPDYDRKTLNNDILLIKLSSPAVINARVSTISLPTAPPAAGAEALISGWGNTLSSGADYPDELQCLDAPVLSQAECEASYPGKITSNMFCVGFLEGGKDSCQGDSGGPVVSNGQLQGIVSWGYGCAQKNRPGVYTKVYNYVDWIRDTIAANS, from the exons ATGCAAGACCCTGGGAAGGGGAAAGCTGCAGGTGTGTTTGTGTTGGGAGGAGCAGTGACCCTCACCTCACAGACACTTCCTCTCCTGATCCTCAGGAGGTATAAAGACGGGTCCTCCACCACCAGTCAGGCACACTCTACCACCATGAATCCACTCCTGATCCTTGCCTTTGTGGGAGTTGCTG TTGCTGCCCCCTTTGACGATGATGACAAGATCGTTGGGGGCTACACCTGTGAAGAGAATTCTGTCCCCTACCAGGTGTCTCTGAATTCTGGCTACCACTTCTGTGGTGGCTCCCTCATAAGCGAACAGTGGGTGGTGTCAGCAGGTCACTGCTACAAGAC CCGCATCCAGGTGAGACTGGGAGAGCACAACATCGAAGTCCTGGAGGGGACTGAGCAGTTCATCAATGCAGCCAAGATCATCCGCCACCCAGATTACGACAGGAAAACTCTGAACAATGACATCCTGCTGATCAAGCTCTCCTCACCTGCCGTCATCAATGCCCGTGTGTCCACCATCTCTCTGCCCACCGCCCCTCCAGCTGCTGGCGCCGAGGCCCTCATCTCTGGCTGGGGCAACACTCTGAGCTCTGGCG CCGACTACCCAGATGAGCTGCAGTGCCTGGACGCGCCTGTGCTGTCCCAGGCTGAGTGTGAAGCCTCCTACCCTGGAAAGATTACCAGCAACATGTTCTGTGTGGGCTTCCTTGAAGGAGGCAAGGATTCCTGCCAG GGTGACTCTGGTGGCCCTGTGGTCTCCAATGGACAGCTCCAAGGAATTGTCTCCTGGGGCTATGGCTGTGCCCAGAAGAATAGGCCTGGAGTCTACACCAAGGTCTACAACTATGTGGACTGGATTAGGGACACCATAGCTGCCAACAGCTAA